The Antarcticibacterium flavum genome contains the following window.
CCCTTGCCTTTACCACTTCCTGTTTAAAATTCATATGCGAGGAAGCCTCATCGCTGGCCACGAACCTGGAACCTACCTGTACCGCATCTGCTCCCAGGACCATTGCGGCAAGCATCCCGCGCCCCGTGGCAACACCCCCTGCGGCAATAAGCGGAATATCCAGCTGCTCCTTCACCATGGGAATTAAAGTAAAAGTTGTGGTCTCATCCCGCCCATTATGGCCTCCTGCTTCAAAACCTTCAGCAACAACAGCATCTACGCCAGCCTCCTGTGATTTTAATGCAAATTTCACGCTGCTTACCACATGAACCACTTTTATCCCACGTTCCTGTAAATGCTTAGTCCAGATTTTCGGATTCCCGGCAGAGGTGAACACGATCTTTACCCCTTCAGCAATAATGATCTCCATGATCTTTTCGATCTCGGGATAGAGCATTGGCACATTTACTCCAAAAGGTTTATCTGTGGCTTTCTTGCATTTTTGGATATGTTCCCTGAGGATTTCAGGATACATTGAACCTGCGCCAATTAAGCCCAAACCTCCTGCATTACTTACAGCACTGGCAAGTTTCCAGCCACTGGCCCAGATCATTCCCGCCTGGATGAGGGGATATTGAATATCAAATAATTGCGTAATTCTATTGGCCATAAATATCTTTTAATTCCTATGAAATAACTCCAGATCCTATGAGTTCATCCTCCAGGTACCAGGCGACGAATTGCCCTTCGGTAATAGAGGCCTGGGGCTCTTCGAATACTATATAGGTGCCATTTCCAGTTGGGTAAATTGTCGCATCCTGCAGGGGCTGCCTGTACCTTATCCTGGCTTTGACTTTTAACTCTTCACCTTCATTGATTCTAAGGTCTGGCCGCACCCAGTGGACTTCTTCGTTATTGATAAACAGGGCTTTCCTGTATAGCCCGGGATGGTCTTTTCCCTGGCCGGTATAGATCACATTGCTATCTACATCTGTCTCGATCACGAAAAGCGGCTCAGGGGTTCCTCCTACAGCCAGGCCTTTGCGTTGGCCTTTGGTGAAGTAATGAGCTCCCTGATGTTTTCCTACCACTTTCCCATCGGTTACAGCATAGCGGTATTTTTTTGAAAGGTGCTTCAATTCCTCCATTTTTGAATCGTGGGCAGGTGCCGCGGTGGCATACACCTCTTTATTGGCATCTATTTCTACTATTACTCCTTCTTTGGGCTGTAATTTTTGCTGAAGGAATTCCGGTAACCGAACTTTACCAATGAAACATAATCCCTGTGAATCCTTTTTATCTGCCGTAATGAGGTTTTGTTCTGAAGCTATTTTTCGCACTTCAGATTTTTGGAGTTCCCCTATAGGGAATAAGGTACGGGAAAGCTGTTCCTGGGTAAGCTGACATAGGAAATAGGACTGATCTTTATTCTGATCTTTACCTGAAAGGAGTTGATAATAAGTTTCCCCATCCTTTGTTACTTCAGCTTTTCGGCAATAATGGCCTGTAGCCACATAATCTGCTCCCAGGGACAGGGCTATCTTCATGAAAACATCAAACTTGATCTCCCTGTTGCAAAGTACATCTGGATTGGGAGTTCTACCCCGCTCATACTCACGGAACATATAATCCACAATTCGCTCCTTATACTGCTCACTAAGGTCTACGGTTTGAAACGGAATGCCAAGTTTATCTGCAACCATCATTGCATCATTGCTATCCTCCAGCCATGGACATTCTTTGGAAATGGTAACCGAGTCATCATGCCAGTTCTTCATAAAAAGCCCTATGACCTCATACCCCTGCTGCTGTAATAAATATGCTGCAACACTTGAGTCTACACCTCCAGATAATCCTACTACTACTTTTTTCATAATTTTTTGCTACCGCGCCTTTCATTTGTTTACTAGGGGAAAGAGTCGGTTTACCGGCAGCAAAATTACGAAATAAAAAAAGGTGGTAAAAACCACCTTTGTCTCGAATTGTATAAAATATTATTCTCTTTCAAAACTTAAAGTTCCGCCTGCAGTTGCAAAGGAGAATTGATCATCGCCTGTAAAACTTACGTTCCCTGTAAGATCACCCACGGGAGTAGCAATAGTGTATGATGAGTTTCCATTATTTCTCCAGTTCCCGGTAGACTCTGAAGGTTGACATTGATTTTCAGTTAAATAGAATGTCGCCTCTCCGGTCTCATTTTCATTAAATGTAATAGTGGACTGGGGTGTTTCACAGAAAATGGTATTTAATGGAGCAGTGGCATCCACCATTACCCAGGTACCCAATATAGGATCTTCCCCGGTAGTATCTGCATCATCATCACTGCTGCAGGCTATAAAGGTGGCTGCACATAAAAATAGGAACAAAAATTTCTTCATAACATATGGTTTTAATTCGTTGGTAAATATAGAGAATCCGTCCTAACCTCCTCAAATTTTAGATTTTACGTTTTAATTTCTAATAAAGTTTTAACTGCTGTTCAATATAATTTAACAAAAGTTAAACAAAACTATAGGTAGAAGTAATTTACTTTTACAACAGTATAAACTAAAACAATAAAAAATGCTGAAATTATCTTACCTCAAAAACCTCGCTCTCGTAGCTTTCTTAAGCTTAGGTGTGATGGCTTGCAGTAGTGATGATGAAGGTGGCGATATCATCGTGCCTAACAATACTATTGCAGATTTCGTAGAAACTAACCAGGATTATTCCAGTCTTAATGCTGCGCTTATAGCAACAGATCTTAAGGCTACTCTTGGAGGTTCAACCAATTACACCGTTTTTGCTCCCAACAATGCTGCATTTAATGCATTCCTTTCAGCAAACGGTTTTGAAAGTCTTAGTGCCGTTCCTGTAGGCCTTCTAACCCAGGTGCTGTTAAATCATGTAATAGAAGGAACTGTTTTTTCTGGTGACCTTGCAACGGGATATACCACCAATCTGGCAACCGGTGCTGCTTCAGATGCTAATTTGAGTATGTTCATCAATACTGCAGATGGGGTGGTGATTAACGGGGAGTCTACAGTTACCACAGCCGATGTTGAAGTGGATAACGGGGTTATTCACGCTGTGAATTCTGTTATAGGGCTACCCGATGTTACAACCTTTGCCACAGCCGATCCTAGTTTTGAGATCCTGGT
Protein-coding sequences here:
- a CDS encoding NAD(P)H-dependent flavin oxidoreductase, yielding MANRITQLFDIQYPLIQAGMIWASGWKLASAVSNAGGLGLIGAGSMYPEILREHIQKCKKATDKPFGVNVPMLYPEIEKIMEIIIAEGVKIVFTSAGNPKIWTKHLQERGIKVVHVVSSVKFALKSQEAGVDAVVAEGFEAGGHNGRDETTTFTLIPMVKEQLDIPLIAAGGVATGRGMLAAMVLGADAVQVGSRFVASDEASSHMNFKQEVVKAREGDTMLTLKELAPVRLLKNKFFEDVQELYRSRPTKEDLINLLGRARAKKGMFEGDLEEGELEIGQIAGLIHDIKPAAKIVEEMINEFETAKKEVASYAW
- a CDS encoding lipocalin family protein, coding for MKKFLFLFLCAATFIACSSDDDADTTGEDPILGTWVMVDATAPLNTIFCETPQSTITFNENETGEATFYLTENQCQPSESTGNWRNNGNSSYTIATPVGDLTGNVSFTGDDQFSFATAGGTLSFERE
- the mnmA gene encoding tRNA 2-thiouridine(34) synthase MnmA, with protein sequence MKKVVVGLSGGVDSSVAAYLLQQQGYEVIGLFMKNWHDDSVTISKECPWLEDSNDAMMVADKLGIPFQTVDLSEQYKERIVDYMFREYERGRTPNPDVLCNREIKFDVFMKIALSLGADYVATGHYCRKAEVTKDGETYYQLLSGKDQNKDQSYFLCQLTQEQLSRTLFPIGELQKSEVRKIASEQNLITADKKDSQGLCFIGKVRLPEFLQQKLQPKEGVIVEIDANKEVYATAAPAHDSKMEELKHLSKKYRYAVTDGKVVGKHQGAHYFTKGQRKGLAVGGTPEPLFVIETDVDSNVIYTGQGKDHPGLYRKALFINNEEVHWVRPDLRINEGEELKVKARIRYRQPLQDATIYPTGNGTYIVFEEPQASITEGQFVAWYLEDELIGSGVIS